The Prosthecochloris marina genome window below encodes:
- a CDS encoding pentapeptide repeat-containing protein, with the protein MKKTLIFSALLLILQGSLACTSAFGYDSSLLKELFSDIDAWNSMRAANPSKVISLDKANLDDAVLNNADLSNASMARAQLNGANINGANFSNTNLMLAKFKRANLKDANFDGANLSGADFKNSYAIGADFNGANLTGTDFRFANLEGVNLTGTDLENSQFFDANLSRADLRGANLTGSKLFRQAQLNGAMISNNTILPSGKRATSLWASLNGAKYVEEAEKEPVVMQSEPLRADTTPASSTTIHEFESENIAKPAEALQLQDVTAWNTLRKKNPEIKPDLQEENLDDAGLEGADLKEVTMTSSTMNGAKLDHADFSGSDLVNTSWKRASLQEAVFRNANLQGSNFERAFMKNTDLSQANLSGAELYGARLYGAQLNNANLSNTNLYDVDFTNADLRGANLTGAKLIYTIFDKALISAATITPTGEKATPGWASRKGARFVRKE; encoded by the coding sequence ATGAAAAAAACCCTGATTTTTTCGGCTTTGCTTCTCATATTACAGGGCAGTCTGGCCTGCACGTCAGCCTTCGGATATGATTCCTCACTGCTTAAAGAGCTTTTTTCAGATATCGATGCATGGAACTCCATGCGCGCCGCAAACCCGTCAAAAGTAATAAGCCTCGACAAAGCCAACCTGGATGATGCCGTTCTCAATAACGCCGATCTCAGCAATGCGAGCATGGCAAGAGCACAGCTTAACGGAGCAAATATCAATGGTGCAAATTTCAGCAATACCAACCTGATGCTCGCCAAATTTAAACGGGCAAACCTCAAGGATGCCAACTTCGATGGTGCGAACCTTTCAGGAGCAGATTTCAAAAACTCGTATGCTATAGGAGCTGACTTTAACGGCGCGAACCTGACAGGAACAGATTTCCGTTTTGCAAACCTCGAGGGGGTAAACCTGACAGGAACAGATCTTGAAAACAGCCAATTTTTCGACGCCAACCTGAGCCGCGCCGACCTCAGAGGAGCAAACCTGACAGGCTCTAAGCTATTCAGACAGGCTCAACTGAATGGAGCCATGATTTCAAACAATACGATCCTTCCGTCAGGTAAGCGAGCAACCTCTCTTTGGGCCTCCTTAAATGGAGCGAAATACGTCGAGGAAGCCGAGAAAGAACCTGTTGTCATGCAATCCGAACCGCTTCGGGCCGATACAACACCCGCCAGTTCGACGACAATCCACGAATTCGAATCCGAAAACATTGCAAAACCAGCTGAAGCACTCCAGCTACAGGATGTAACAGCCTGGAACACCCTGCGAAAAAAGAATCCCGAGATTAAACCGGACCTGCAAGAGGAAAATCTCGACGATGCCGGCCTGGAAGGTGCGGACTTGAAAGAAGTGACGATGACGAGCTCAACCATGAATGGCGCTAAACTTGATCATGCAGACTTTTCAGGATCGGATCTTGTCAACACTTCATGGAAAAGAGCAAGTCTGCAAGAAGCGGTATTCCGGAATGCAAACCTGCAAGGATCGAATTTCGAACGAGCTTTTATGAAAAATACCGATCTGAGCCAGGCAAACCTCAGTGGTGCGGAACTCTACGGTGCCAGACTTTATGGCGCACAGCTGAACAATGCCAATCTTTCAAACACGAATCTCTACGACGTAGACTTTACCAATGCCGATCTTAGAGGGGCAAACCTAACCGGAGCTAAACTCATCTATACCATTTTCGATAAGGCGCTGATTTCAGCAGCAACAATAACTCCTACAGGAGAAAAAGCAACCCCTGGCTGGGCATCACGAAAGGGAGCAAGGTTTGTTCGCAAAGAGTAA
- a CDS encoding TRC40/GET3/ArsA family transport-energizing ATPase, whose translation MRLILMTGKGGVGKTSMAAATGLRCAELGYRTLVLSTDPAHSLADSFDIELGHKPKEVCQNLWGAELDVLEELEKNWGSVKRYITEVLQARGLEGVQAEELAILPGSDEIFGLVRVFRHHKEGNYDVLIIDSAPTGTALRLLSIPEVTGWYMRRFYKPLEKVAVTLRPIVEPIFRPIAGFSLPDKQMMDVPYEFHQKIERLGEILTDNTITTVRLVTNPERMVLNESLRAHAYLSLYDISTDLIIANRIIPDEVTDPYFQYWKENQKTYREDIYENFNPLPVKEVPLYSREICGLETLEKLKELLYGDEDPSQVYYKENPMRVEQVKNGYTLEVSLPGIEKDQIQISKKGDELNIRIGNHRRNLVLPQALATLRTVGAEMESELLRITFEGENGSSSGKKK comes from the coding sequence ATGCGTTTGATTCTGATGACCGGAAAAGGCGGGGTCGGTAAGACCTCTATGGCTGCTGCTACTGGGCTTCGCTGTGCAGAGTTGGGTTATAGAACCTTGGTGTTGAGTACGGATCCAGCTCATTCCCTTGCAGACAGTTTTGATATCGAACTGGGGCACAAGCCTAAAGAGGTGTGTCAAAACCTCTGGGGTGCGGAGCTCGATGTTCTCGAGGAGCTTGAAAAGAACTGGGGATCGGTGAAACGGTATATAACCGAAGTATTACAGGCGCGTGGACTTGAAGGTGTTCAGGCCGAAGAGTTGGCGATTCTTCCGGGATCTGATGAAATTTTCGGGCTTGTCAGAGTATTTCGTCATCATAAGGAAGGGAACTACGATGTGCTGATTATCGATTCGGCGCCTACTGGTACAGCTTTGCGGCTCCTGAGTATTCCCGAAGTAACCGGATGGTATATGCGCCGGTTTTACAAGCCCCTGGAGAAGGTTGCGGTAACGCTTCGGCCTATCGTTGAACCGATATTCAGGCCTATTGCGGGTTTTTCATTGCCTGACAAGCAGATGATGGATGTTCCCTATGAATTTCATCAGAAGATCGAGCGGCTGGGCGAGATTCTGACCGATAACACGATTACAACGGTCAGGCTTGTTACCAATCCCGAGCGGATGGTGCTCAATGAATCGTTGAGGGCGCACGCCTATCTCAGCTTGTACGATATTTCAACCGACTTGATTATTGCCAATAGAATTATTCCGGATGAAGTGACCGATCCTTATTTCCAGTACTGGAAAGAGAACCAGAAAACCTACCGTGAAGATATTTATGAGAATTTCAATCCTCTTCCGGTAAAAGAGGTGCCGTTGTACTCACGTGAAATATGCGGTCTTGAAACCCTTGAGAAGCTCAAGGAGCTGCTCTATGGTGACGAGGATCCATCTCAGGTTTACTATAAGGAAAACCCGATGCGGGTCGAACAGGTTAAAAACGGGTATACCCTTGAAGTTTCCTTGCCTGGAATAGAAAAGGATCAAATACAAATCAGCAAGAAGGGCGATGAATTGAACATTCGGATTGGCAACCATCGCAGAAATCTTGTGTTGCCTCAGGCGCTCGCTACATTGAGGACTGTCGGTGCAGAAATGGAAAGTGAGTTGCTGAGGATTACCTTCGAGGGTGAAAACGGTAGCAGCTCCGGTAAAAAGAAATAA
- a CDS encoding septal ring lytic transglycosylase RlpA family protein, which yields MVDSRRITFAFHTFIAFFLLIQLTGCQTSANYTSIQTGISAVSAPSDLDNPLQLKHDSLAAPDAAKELGKLFMVTEGKASYYADRFHGRLTANGERFNMHELTAAHKSLPFGSMVRVTNLSNGKKVLVRINDRGPYIKGRIIDLSLEAAKEIDLLQKGVTNVRIEVYEGNSKTS from the coding sequence ATGGTTGATAGCAGACGAATTACATTCGCCTTTCATACGTTTATAGCTTTTTTTCTTCTTATTCAGCTAACCGGCTGCCAGACAAGTGCAAATTATACCTCCATACAAACCGGCATTTCTGCTGTTTCGGCCCCAAGCGACCTTGACAATCCGCTGCAGCTAAAGCATGATTCGCTTGCCGCACCTGATGCAGCAAAAGAACTCGGCAAACTGTTCATGGTCACAGAAGGCAAAGCATCATATTATGCCGATAGGTTCCATGGGCGCCTTACAGCCAATGGCGAGCGCTTTAACATGCATGAATTGACCGCAGCCCACAAATCGCTGCCATTCGGCTCAATGGTACGCGTCACCAATCTTTCCAACGGCAAAAAAGTTCTGGTAAGGATCAATGACCGTGGGCCGTACATCAAAGGAAGAATCATTGACCTCTCACTCGAGGCCGCAAAGGAGATCGACTTGCTGCAAAAAGGTGTGACGAATGTACGCATCGAAGTTTATGAAGGCAATTCGAAAACCTCATAA
- a CDS encoding CPXCG motif-containing cysteine-rich protein, with the protein MECMKTVTIQCPYCGALNDELIDCSIEPPEEFVEDCEVCCSPMLIRVLLVDGAAPVVEVHRENE; encoded by the coding sequence ATGGAATGTATGAAGACCGTGACTATCCAGTGTCCTTATTGCGGTGCCTTGAACGATGAACTTATCGACTGTTCGATCGAACCCCCTGAAGAATTTGTCGAAGATTGCGAAGTGTGCTGCAGTCCTATGCTTATCAGGGTCTTGTTGGTAGACGGTGCAGCTCCTGTTGTTGAGGTTCATCGCGAGAATGAATAA
- the acpS gene encoding holo-ACP synthase produces MGVHREVGVDIVDIRRIRLSYERYGDKFLQRVLTESEIDYCRKKKDMMSSVAARFAAKEAVSKAIGSGMSRGFSWKSVEVVNDKHGKPSFRVLDKTLGIAGEKIRLSLSHNGDYAVAFVLLDL; encoded by the coding sequence ATGGGAGTGCATCGAGAGGTTGGGGTTGATATTGTCGATATCAGGCGGATCAGGCTGTCGTATGAGCGTTACGGTGACAAGTTTCTTCAAAGAGTACTGACGGAAAGCGAGATCGACTACTGCAGGAAAAAGAAAGATATGATGTCGAGTGTTGCGGCGCGATTTGCAGCGAAGGAGGCTGTGTCGAAAGCGATCGGGAGCGGTATGTCGAGAGGGTTTTCATGGAAAAGCGTTGAGGTTGTCAACGATAAGCATGGTAAACCGTCGTTCAGGGTGCTCGATAAAACGCTTGGTATCGCAGGTGAAAAAATCAGACTATCACTGTCACACAACGGTGATTATGCTGTTGCATTTGTTTTACTCGATCTATGA
- a CDS encoding UbiA family prenyltransferase — MSHYFFRNKLHLSLLSALGAASWSIYFDIQVNVWTLLCVFLLTFSIYQDNRLTDEAEDAANDPEGLKNALENRKLITYMTFYPLSVICLVIAFQFGQPAFWATALVIFIGYLYNHKCFPPFLSKHLNGARRLKDIYIVKNLTPPLDWATALVFLPLLFEGRPLSLMAWICWGYVFVCAFFIEVMWDMRDHRGDLLSGIKTIANTLSFPQTKQLLIIASLISGTLIFYFTFTNILPNVTYFLLANNAAVIVIASMYKERQEAFMRKISDLTILLATILFLSFALIASF; from the coding sequence GTGTCCCACTACTTTTTCAGAAATAAACTTCACCTCTCGCTACTTTCTGCACTGGGTGCCGCGAGCTGGTCGATTTATTTCGACATCCAGGTTAACGTATGGACCCTTTTATGCGTCTTCCTCCTGACCTTTTCAATATACCAGGACAACCGGCTCACCGATGAAGCCGAAGATGCAGCGAACGATCCTGAAGGGCTGAAGAACGCCCTCGAAAACCGGAAGCTCATCACGTATATGACCTTCTACCCACTCTCCGTCATTTGCCTTGTTATAGCGTTTCAATTCGGACAGCCGGCCTTCTGGGCAACGGCGCTCGTTATCTTCATCGGGTATCTCTACAACCACAAGTGTTTTCCACCCTTTCTTTCCAAGCATTTGAACGGTGCCCGTCGGCTGAAAGACATCTATATCGTAAAAAACCTCACCCCTCCGCTCGATTGGGCAACCGCCCTTGTCTTTCTCCCCTTGCTTTTCGAAGGTCGGCCACTTTCACTTATGGCGTGGATATGCTGGGGCTATGTGTTTGTGTGCGCTTTCTTTATCGAGGTAATGTGGGACATGCGCGACCACCGGGGCGACCTGCTCAGCGGCATCAAAACAATCGCAAACACCTTATCTTTTCCGCAAACGAAACAGCTCCTCATCATCGCCAGCCTGATCTCAGGAACGCTCATTTTTTATTTCACTTTCACCAACATTCTTCCGAACGTCACCTATTTTTTGCTGGCAAACAATGCAGCAGTAATCGTTATCGCGAGCATGTATAAGGAGAGACAGGAAGCGTTCATGCGAAAAATCAGCGACCTGACCATCCTCCTGGCCACGATTCTTTTCCTTTCTTTCGCTTTGATAGCATCCTTTTAA
- a CDS encoding metal-dependent hydrolase — protein MDSITQAALGAAVAHAAWHKPLGRKAFLWGAFFGTLPDLDVVFFPLLDDVQQLYWHRGESHSIFFVLIGGALLGALLWSARWKTKISPQRAMAGMVLILATHVLIDYFNIYGTQFLAPFSRFGFSLGNLFIIDPLYTGPLLLGIIAAAFSRSGHRYRFTWAGLAVSSAYVLFSLVSHAYADSVFSRQLEAKQIGVKASYTGATPMNTLLWRHVALTDSGILIGYFSVVADSGEEEIEFVTVQRNEALVAPYRGQRNVEAVDWFSNGFWVAEEIDGVITMADLRFGELRTDPNDPPEKWQYIFAWEISDDPDSLLQRSVSLKESRKAIDTLWARLTGDTRERSQF, from the coding sequence ATGGATTCAATTACGCAAGCGGCTCTTGGTGCAGCGGTTGCTCATGCCGCGTGGCATAAGCCGTTAGGTCGAAAAGCTTTTCTTTGGGGGGCTTTTTTCGGTACGCTGCCTGATCTGGATGTTGTTTTCTTTCCCCTCCTCGACGATGTTCAGCAGCTTTACTGGCACCGGGGCGAGTCCCATTCGATCTTTTTTGTTCTGATTGGCGGCGCATTGCTCGGCGCACTGTTGTGGAGTGCCAGATGGAAAACAAAGATCTCTCCTCAACGGGCCATGGCGGGAATGGTACTGATACTGGCAACCCATGTGCTGATAGACTATTTCAATATTTACGGCACCCAGTTCCTTGCGCCGTTTTCACGATTTGGTTTCAGCCTCGGCAACTTATTTATCATTGATCCGCTTTACACCGGACCACTGTTGCTGGGTATTATAGCGGCAGCATTTTCCAGATCCGGGCATAGATACAGATTCACATGGGCGGGACTGGCAGTAAGCTCTGCATACGTTCTCTTTTCGCTTGTCTCCCATGCATACGCGGATTCGGTGTTCAGCCGTCAGCTGGAGGCAAAACAGATCGGGGTGAAAGCTTCTTACACAGGCGCCACTCCGATGAACACGCTCTTATGGCGGCATGTAGCGCTCACCGATTCCGGGATTCTGATAGGTTACTTCTCTGTTGTCGCAGATTCTGGGGAGGAAGAGATCGAGTTTGTGACCGTGCAGAGGAATGAAGCACTTGTTGCCCCTTATCGGGGTCAACGCAATGTTGAAGCGGTGGATTGGTTTTCAAATGGTTTTTGGGTGGCCGAAGAGATTGATGGTGTTATAACTATGGCCGATCTCAGGTTCGGGGAACTGAGAACCGATCCAAACGACCCTCCTGAAAAGTGGCAGTACATTTTTGCCTGGGAGATATCGGATGATCCCGATTCATTGCTGCAGCGATCAGTCAGCCTTAAAGAAAGCCGTAAGGCGATTGATACGTTATGGGCCAGGTTGACCGGGGATACTCGCGAGAGGAGTCAGTTTTAA
- the rsgA gene encoding ribosome small subunit-dependent GTPase A, with product MLDSNPPSQSGGIRDLGLDELSPAPIESAAAFSLARVVAVHKDRFVISNGRIDVFAELTGRFHYGAESAVDLPTVGDWVRADFFDDDTHAVIHELIPRKSLLRRKSAGKNTDYQLIGANIDVAFVLQSLDDNFNPRRLERYLVMIHESGIVPVVLFSKSDLFSPEEVEQKLASISDLVVGLDVIAFSSENGAHVEQIETLMKPRKTYCLVGSSGVGKSTLLNRLLGRNEAATQPVREKDSRGRHTTTHRELMRLPSGALVIDTPGMRELGNLFIDTGIGETFSEIAELERQCKFNDCSHTNEKGCAIRAAIERGELSEQRYENYVAMQREAAYNEMSYYEKRQKDRAFGKMVKSVKKQKKGSKGHY from the coding sequence ATGTTGGATAGTAACCCTCCCAGTCAATCAGGCGGTATTCGGGATCTCGGCTTAGACGAGTTATCGCCGGCCCCGATAGAGTCGGCGGCAGCGTTTTCTTTAGCGCGCGTCGTCGCGGTTCATAAAGACCGTTTCGTCATTTCAAATGGGCGTATAGACGTGTTTGCCGAGTTGACGGGCAGGTTTCATTATGGAGCGGAATCCGCAGTAGACCTGCCGACGGTAGGGGATTGGGTTCGTGCAGACTTCTTCGATGATGACACCCACGCTGTTATTCATGAACTCATCCCACGGAAAAGTCTCTTGAGACGTAAAAGTGCCGGCAAGAACACCGATTATCAGTTGATCGGTGCAAACATCGATGTGGCCTTTGTCCTTCAGTCTCTCGACGACAACTTTAATCCGCGGCGCCTCGAGCGATATCTGGTGATGATTCACGAGAGCGGGATCGTACCCGTTGTGCTGTTCAGCAAATCTGATCTTTTTTCTCCCGAAGAAGTGGAACAGAAGCTGGCAAGTATCAGCGATTTGGTAGTAGGTCTCGATGTGATTGCGTTCAGCAGCGAAAACGGCGCACATGTAGAACAAATCGAGACATTGATGAAGCCTCGCAAGACCTATTGTCTGGTGGGTTCCTCAGGAGTTGGCAAATCGACCTTGCTCAATCGGCTTTTAGGGCGTAATGAGGCCGCGACGCAGCCTGTTCGGGAAAAAGACAGTAGAGGCAGACACACAACCACGCATCGCGAGTTGATGCGGTTACCCTCAGGCGCTCTTGTTATCGATACTCCCGGTATGCGCGAATTAGGCAATCTCTTTATCGATACTGGAATCGGTGAGACGTTCTCCGAAATTGCGGAACTCGAGCGTCAATGCAAGTTCAACGACTGCTCTCATACCAACGAAAAAGGCTGTGCAATCCGGGCGGCGATTGAACGTGGAGAACTTTCCGAGCAGCGCTACGAAAACTACGTTGCCATGCAGCGCGAAGCAGCCTATAACGAGATGTCATACTACGAGAAACGCCAGAAAGACCGTGCGTTCGGAAAAATGGTCAAGTCGGTGAAAAAACAGAAAAAGGGGAGTAAAGGTCATTATTAG
- the mnmE gene encoding tRNA uridine-5-carboxymethylaminomethyl(34) synthesis GTPase MnmE → MSEPLSLVVQSEPIAAIATPVGVGALAVVRMSGEGVFSIADKVFSKVRSPETSLADSPGYTAHFGKLHDGDRMIDEVIVLVFRSPDSFTVEDMVEITCHGGPVVTQQVLKLLLDSGCRLAEPGEFTRRAFLNGRIDLLQAEAIGEMIHARSESAYRTAVNQMKGGLSGKLGALREQLLQSCALLELELDFSEEDVEFQSREELSGQIEMLQREVEQLVDSYQHGRLLSEGVATAIIGKPNAGKSTLLNVLLGEERAIVSHMPGTTRDYIEEFFIYDKTMFRLTDTAGLRDAEEEIEHEGIRRSYEKIAEADLILYLMDIGSSDYEQEVPAIAELREKHPDGKLLIIANKTDTTEDSMKRMEIVSEKTGCKVLGISALKQDGLDVLKAEMNMMVEGLDKLHDASVLVTSMRHYEALRNAADALQNAHELIEARSETELIAFELRSALDYVGEITGKVVNEEVLNVIFGQFCIGK, encoded by the coding sequence ATGAGTGAACCATTGTCTCTCGTCGTTCAGAGTGAGCCGATTGCCGCCATAGCAACACCGGTGGGGGTTGGTGCGCTTGCTGTGGTGAGAATGAGCGGTGAGGGAGTTTTTTCTATTGCCGACAAGGTTTTTTCCAAAGTCCGTTCGCCCGAAACGTCACTGGCCGACTCACCAGGGTATACCGCTCACTTCGGAAAGTTGCATGACGGGGATCGGATGATCGATGAAGTTATCGTACTGGTGTTCCGGTCACCCGATTCGTTCACGGTCGAGGATATGGTTGAAATCACCTGTCATGGCGGGCCGGTGGTGACACAGCAGGTATTGAAGCTTCTGCTCGATAGCGGCTGCAGGCTTGCAGAGCCGGGCGAATTTACCCGCCGTGCGTTTCTGAACGGAAGGATCGATCTTCTGCAGGCCGAAGCGATCGGAGAAATGATCCACGCCCGTTCGGAGTCAGCCTATCGAACCGCGGTCAACCAGATGAAGGGAGGGCTTTCCGGGAAACTCGGTGCCTTGCGGGAACAACTGCTGCAATCCTGTGCTTTGCTGGAACTCGAGCTCGATTTCAGTGAAGAGGACGTTGAATTCCAGAGCCGCGAGGAGCTGTCAGGACAGATCGAGATGCTACAGCGTGAAGTCGAGCAACTCGTTGACTCCTATCAGCATGGCAGATTGCTGAGCGAAGGTGTGGCAACCGCCATCATCGGCAAACCCAACGCCGGCAAATCGACGTTGCTTAACGTCTTGCTTGGTGAAGAACGGGCGATCGTCAGCCATATGCCGGGTACCACAAGGGACTATATCGAAGAGTTTTTCATTTACGATAAAACCATGTTCCGGCTTACCGATACGGCAGGGCTTCGCGATGCAGAAGAGGAAATCGAGCATGAAGGTATCCGGCGCAGTTACGAAAAAATCGCCGAGGCCGACCTGATCCTCTACCTGATGGATATCGGTTCTTCAGATTATGAGCAGGAGGTACCGGCTATTGCCGAGCTTCGGGAGAAGCACCCTGACGGAAAGCTCCTGATCATAGCGAACAAGACGGACACCACTGAAGACAGCATGAAGCGGATGGAAATTGTTTCGGAAAAGACAGGATGCAAGGTGCTTGGTATTTCTGCTCTGAAACAGGACGGCCTCGATGTTCTGAAAGCCGAGATGAACATGATGGTCGAAGGTTTGGACAAGCTGCACGACGCGAGCGTGCTCGTCACCAGCATGCGTCACTACGAAGCCCTGCGCAATGCTGCCGATGCCCTGCAAAACGCTCATGAACTGATCGAAGCACGATCGGAAACCGAGCTCATAGCTTTCGAACTCCGCTCAGCCCTCGATTACGTCGGCGAGATCACCGGGAAAGTGGTCAACGAGGAAGTCCTCAATGTCATCTTCGGCCAATTCTGTATCGGGAAATAG
- a CDS encoding SDR family oxidoreductase: MDLKGKVAVVTGSSSGIGFDLCGLLTQKGCVVYGFSRRRTIVDNKDFTWLRTDVTRQEDIDRSFDTIFSRHDRVDLLVNNAGFGVFGDVETILPETWVRLIATNLTATFLCTRRVVPGMKAVQGGTIVNVSSIAGKKGFRGGSAYCASKFGINGFSQAVMEELRDYGIRVCSVNPGLTDTEFYRGDGVDPEQLMKSQELAALIVSLIELPDAMLPDEIQVRPIKLD; this comes from the coding sequence ATGGATCTGAAAGGTAAGGTTGCAGTGGTGACGGGTTCGAGTTCGGGAATCGGTTTCGATCTTTGCGGGCTGCTCACTCAAAAGGGTTGTGTTGTGTACGGTTTCAGCCGCCGCAGGACAATAGTGGATAATAAAGATTTTACCTGGCTGCGGACCGATGTGACACGACAGGAGGATATCGATCGTTCATTCGACACCATCTTCAGCCGCCATGATCGGGTTGATCTGCTGGTGAACAATGCGGGTTTCGGGGTGTTCGGGGATGTTGAAACCATCTTGCCGGAAACGTGGGTTAGACTCATTGCAACCAATCTTACGGCAACCTTTCTCTGTACGCGAAGGGTGGTGCCGGGTATGAAAGCTGTTCAGGGTGGCACGATCGTAAACGTTTCGTCTATTGCCGGGAAAAAAGGGTTCAGGGGTGGCTCTGCATATTGTGCATCGAAATTCGGCATCAACGGTTTTTCACAAGCAGTGATGGAGGAACTGCGCGACTACGGCATCCGGGTCTGCTCGGTGAATCCGGGTTTGACCGACACGGAGTTTTACAGGGGTGACGGGGTCGATCCGGAACAGCTGATGAAATCTCAGGAACTTGCCGCGCTCATTGTTTCCCTGATCGAGCTTCCCGATGCGATGCTGCCGGATGAAATACAGGTAAGGCCGATTAAACTGGATTGA
- the mazG gene encoding nucleoside triphosphate pyrophosphohydrolase, with product MEPSQERDITHLRNEVLNEKGSTLQEKFDRVINLVKVLRSECPWDRKQTPESLSHLLLEESYELIHAIDENDDRELQKELGDLFLHVTFQVLMAEESGKFTFSEVFDALCDKLINRHPHVFGETVADNEQEVLKNWESLKLKEKGRRSLLDGVPKAMSELLRAYRVQKKVAGVGFDWSSDENVLDKLLEEIEELRNARSKEEKEEEFGDILFTIVNYSRFIGVNPEDSLRKSTNKFMKRFMAIEELVNQSGRSWQEHTSEELDTLWEKVKREQ from the coding sequence ATGGAACCATCTCAAGAGCGGGATATAACACATCTCAGAAACGAGGTCCTCAATGAAAAAGGCAGTACCCTGCAGGAAAAGTTCGATCGGGTCATCAATCTGGTAAAAGTGCTCCGTTCCGAATGCCCATGGGACCGCAAACAAACCCCGGAATCTTTGTCACATCTTCTGCTTGAAGAAAGCTACGAACTGATCCATGCCATCGATGAAAACGACGACCGGGAACTGCAGAAAGAACTTGGGGACCTGTTCCTCCACGTCACCTTTCAGGTACTGATGGCGGAAGAATCCGGCAAGTTCACCTTTTCCGAAGTGTTCGACGCTCTTTGCGACAAGCTCATCAACCGCCATCCCCATGTTTTCGGAGAGACCGTCGCCGACAATGAGCAGGAGGTACTGAAAAACTGGGAATCTCTCAAACTGAAAGAAAAAGGGCGCAGAAGCCTTCTCGACGGTGTTCCAAAGGCAATGTCCGAACTGCTCCGGGCTTACCGGGTGCAGAAAAAAGTAGCCGGTGTCGGCTTCGACTGGAGCAGCGACGAAAACGTGCTCGACAAACTCCTCGAAGAGATCGAAGAATTGAGAAATGCCCGAAGCAAAGAAGAAAAAGAGGAGGAGTTCGGAGATATTCTCTTCACCATCGTCAACTACAGCCGCTTTATCGGAGTTAATCCCGAAGACTCGCTGCGCAAATCGACAAACAAGTTCATGAAACGCTTCATGGCCATCGAAGAACTGGTCAACCAATCGGGAAGAAGCTGGCAGGAGCACACCTCGGAAGAGTTGGATACATTGTGGGAGAAGGTGAAAAGAGAGCAGTAA